In the Malania oleifera isolate guangnan ecotype guangnan chromosome 1, ASM2987363v1, whole genome shotgun sequence genome, one interval contains:
- the LOC131156603 gene encoding truncated FRIGIDA-like protein 1, whose translation MATMDTISAALKLADAKKSSLRKAFDDLQAVAPSLSSFNLSWSDIDAHFTQIQTHLFQRFKELESLAAQLPLKSSAVDPSPSSARPAKITSAVAPVPRPELKALCVAMNGVQLMKFLCGLRKERQSIRSEIPEALRCASDPAALVLDTMGGFYPTNSKGDKDPELSTMRRTCILLLEELVAMKLEIGPEVREKAKELAAEWKGKVTRGGENPLEALGFLNLLMTYGLGSEFDVEEFLEFFVITSRYGRAVQLCRVLLTMEKMPNLIEKLISDGKKLLAVKFIFEFQLTDKFPPVPLLKSYVADTKKVARKVCKDGNNSLQSLNEATAKETAALKQVIKYIEDHNLESEYPKDKLEKRVEHLEKQKARRKRPAAAAAFKLLQQRPKSLQQNGNKRPRTTAPTVPMNLSGANSTVPHFQQPQLQSAGLLPTRPAPYLTPSAGPYGLVGSAPSAAPYASSSAGLHGLAGTSMGLPGNLSPTRSHLYSSGSHVLSGYYDMPPAYGGYGSQYHPSYYPQ comes from the exons ATGGCCACAATGGACACAATCTCCGCCGCCCTGAAACTTGCCGACGCCAAGAAATCCAGCCTCCGCAAAGCCTTCGACGACCTTCAAGCCGTTGCTCCCTCTCTATCCTCCTTCAACCTCTCCTGGTCCGACATCGACGCCCACTTCACCCAAATCCAGACCCACCTCTTCCAAAGATTCAAAGAGCTCGAAAGCCTGGCTGCCCAGTTGCCTCTAAAGTCCTCTGCCGTGGACCCATCTCCTTCTTCGGCCCGGCCGGCGAAAATCACATCCGCGGTTGCGCCGGTGCCACGGCCGGAGCTGAAGGCCCTCTGCGTGGCCATGAACGGGGTGCAATTGATGAAGTTCCTCTGCGGGCTTCGAAAAGAGCGACAAAGTATTCGGTCGGAGATTCCGGAGGCGCTCCGGTGCGCTTCGGACCCTGCCGCCCTAGTTTTGGATACCATGGGTGGGTTTTACCCGACCAATTCGAAGGGGGATAAGGACCCGGAACTGAGTACTATGAGGAGGACATGCATTCTGTTGTTGGAGGAATTGGTGGCGATGAAGCTGGAGATTGGACCCGAGGTGAGGGAGAAGGCGAAGGAGTTGGCAGCGGAGTGGAAAGGGAAGGTGACTAGGGGAGGGGAGAACCCTTTggaggctttagggtttttgaaCCTCTTGATGACTTATGGGTTGGGTTCTGAATTCGACGTGGAGGAGTTTCTTGAGTTCTTCGTCATCACTAGTCGGTACGGCAGGGCTGTTCAGTTGTGTCGGGTGCTTCTCACCATGGAGAAAATGCCCA ATCTGATTGAGAAACTCATCAGTGATGGAAAAAAACTTTTGGctgtcaaatttatttttgaatttcagctGACTGACAAGTTTCCACCAGTGCCTCTATTGAAATCCTATGTTGCAGACACCAAGAAGGTTGCTAGAAAAGTTTGTAAGGATGGCAATAATTCTCTTCAGTCACTG AATGAGGCCACTGCCAAGGAAACTGCTGCCCTGAAACAAGTAATTAAATACATTGAAGACCACAATCTTGAATCTGAATACCCGAAAGATAAACTTGAAAAACGTGTTGAGCATCTTGAGAAGCAGAAGGCAAGAAGAAAACGTCCAGCAGCTGCAGCCGCCTTCAAACTACTGCAGCAGCGGCCAAAATCACTGCAGCAGAATGGAAACAAGCGCCCTCGGACAACAGCACCAACCGTTCCAATGAATCTTTCTGGTGCCAACTCAACTGTACCCCATTTCCAACAACCTCAGTTACAATCTGCAGGTTTGTTGCCAACTCGTCCTGCCCCATACTTGACTCCATCAGCTGGGCCATATGGCTTGGTTGGCTCAGCTCCTAGTGCTGCCCCATATGCAAGCTCATCAGCTGGGCTGCATGGCTTAGCAGGCACCTCTATGGGTTTGCCAGGGAACCTAAGTCCTACTAGATCCCATCTTTATTCTTCAGGATCGCATGTGCTATCTGGTTATTACGATATGCCACCTGCATATGGTGGATATGGTTCTCAATACCATCCATCCTACTATCCTCAGTAG
- the LOC131149873 gene encoding glycine-rich cell wall structural protein 1.0-like — translation MGSGQGALDFIVTREVGSQPEVWEGGEVEVEFSVAVGGANVFGGGDVGPGGGRGCGSAANDAFVVASLVTTEGLTGGEGLVVDGALEGPEGAGGVSGGGGGSGGGLFVEGS, via the coding sequence ATGGGAAGTGGGCAGGGGGCTCTCGACTTCATCGTCACTAGAGAAGTGGGTTCTCAGCCAGAAGTCTGGGAAGGTGGGGAGGTTGAGGTCGAATTTTCGGTGGCTGTTGGAGGAGCCAACGTCTTCGGAGGAGGTGACGTCGGACCTGGTGGTGGTCGTGGCTGTGGTTCCGCCGCCAACGATGCCTTTGTAGTGGCATCGCTTGTGACCACCGAGGGCTTGACCGGTGGGGAAGGACTTGTGGTAGATGGAGCACTCGAGGGTCCTGAGGGAGCTGGCGGAGTTAGCGGTGGTGGTGGTGGCAGTGGAGGTGGATTGTTCGTCGAGGGCAGCTAG